The following are encoded together in the Thermodesulfobacteriota bacterium genome:
- a CDS encoding aspartate carbamoyltransferase catalytic subunit: protein MTFQRKHILGLEELSAEEITLILDTAESMKEVSERDVKKVPALRGVTVCNLFYEPSTRTRSSFEIAEKRLSADVLNFTSSHSSVTKGETLLDTARNLEAMGASVIVIRHPLSGAPWLLANELDSSIINAGDGSHEHPSQALLDLFTIREIKGKIKGLKVVIAGDILHSRVARSNIWGLSKLGAEVRVVGPPTLIPKYLKQTKAKTFYNLDKAIEGADVVMMLRIQMERQDSEYFPSLREYSRFFGLKRDKLKKAKKNVTVMHPGPINRGIELSSDIADDAGSVILDQVSNGIAVRMAMFYLVASARRNQ from the coding sequence ATGACATTTCAACGAAAACACATTTTGGGGCTTGAGGAGCTTTCGGCAGAGGAAATAACCCTCATACTTGATACCGCCGAATCTATGAAAGAGGTGTCAGAGAGGGATGTTAAAAAGGTTCCCGCACTAAGAGGTGTTACTGTCTGCAATCTGTTCTATGAACCAAGCACAAGAACAAGGTCCTCATTTGAAATAGCAGAGAAAAGACTAAGCGCTGATGTTCTAAATTTCACTTCCTCACATAGCAGCGTAACCAAAGGAGAGACTCTTTTAGACACTGCGAGAAACCTTGAGGCTATGGGGGCGAGTGTGATTGTAATAAGACATCCTCTATCAGGAGCGCCATGGCTTTTGGCAAATGAGCTTGATTCCTCAATTATAAATGCAGGAGATGGATCACATGAGCATCCAAGCCAAGCACTATTAGATTTATTCACTATTAGAGAAATCAAAGGAAAGATAAAAGGATTAAAAGTTGTTATTGCTGGGGACATACTTCACAGCAGGGTAGCAAGATCTAACATCTGGGGACTTTCGAAACTAGGAGCCGAGGTAAGGGTAGTCGGACCGCCAACATTAATACCCAAATATCTAAAGCAGACAAAGGCTAAAACGTTCTACAACTTAGATAAAGCGATTGAAGGAGCAGATGTTGTAATGATGCTCAGGATTCAAATGGAGCGTCAGGACTCAGAGTATTTCCCTTCCTTAAGAGAGTACTCAAGATTTTTCGGGCTTAAGCGAGACAAATTGAAAAAAGCAAAAAAGAACGTAACAGTTATGCATCCGGGCCCTATCAACCGAGGTATTGAATTATCCTCGGATATTGCAGATGACGCAGGCTCAGTAATATTAGATCAGGTATCAAACGGAATCGCAGTCAGAATGGCAATGTTTTATCTAGTAGCATCAGCAAGGAGAAATCAGTGA
- a CDS encoding class I SAM-dependent methyltransferase, whose translation MNVTKEQVDAGQALYTPKMLGFYDFLIIRLIVPYVWKSPIGSRLRLYNANITSNHLEVGVGSGFYLEKTVFPTGSPRLALMDLNPNCLEHTAQRMSQYNPETYRANILEPIELDIGKFDSIGLNAVIHCLPGTMDTKLVVFDHLKKLLNPKGVIFGSTILNIGVEKNWLTNWFMKKYNKRKIFTNLDDDLDTLEKGLKDRFSKTEIQVTGTVAIFRVEL comes from the coding sequence TTGAATGTTACAAAAGAACAAGTTGATGCAGGACAAGCTTTATACACTCCTAAGATGCTGGGCTTCTATGACTTTTTAATCATTAGACTCATCGTGCCCTATGTTTGGAAGAGTCCAATTGGCAGCAGACTCCGTTTATATAATGCAAATATTACTTCAAATCACTTAGAAGTTGGCGTGGGATCAGGATTTTATCTGGAAAAAACAGTATTTCCTACGGGCAGCCCAAGGCTTGCGCTAATGGACTTAAACCCGAACTGTTTAGAGCATACTGCTCAAAGAATGTCGCAATATAATCCAGAGACATATAGAGCAAATATACTTGAGCCAATAGAACTAGATATAGGTAAATTTGATTCAATCGGACTAAATGCTGTAATACATTGCCTGCCGGGCACTATGGATACTAAGCTTGTTGTATTTGATCATTTAAAAAAGCTACTCAACCCTAAAGGTGTTATATTCGGCTCTACTATATTGAACATAGGAGTAGAGAAGAATTGGCTCACAAATTGGTTTATGAAAAAATATAATAAACGCAAAATATTCACTAACCTTGATGACGATTTAGACACCTTAGAGAAGGGGTTAAAAGATCGATTTTCAAAAACAGAAATTCAAGTAACAGGGACAGTTGCAATATTTAGAGTTGAACTATAG
- the pyrR gene encoding bifunctional pyr operon transcriptional regulator/uracil phosphoribosyltransferase PyrR, with the protein MAKNVLMDSETINRAIVRITSEILEKNKGAKEIAVIGVRTRGVHIAQRIVDRINKVEKIKPPMGTVDITLYRDDLRSKTEWPKVEKTEIDFSVEDKEVILVDDVIYTGRTTRAALETIMDFGRPSSIQLVVLVDRGHRELPIQPDYVGIKIDTLISEKVRVHLKETDTTDEVVVLKS; encoded by the coding sequence ATGGCTAAAAATGTACTGATGGATTCTGAGACTATTAACCGCGCGATCGTGCGGATTACTTCTGAAATTTTAGAGAAAAATAAAGGCGCTAAAGAGATTGCTGTAATCGGCGTTAGAACAAGAGGAGTACATATAGCCCAGAGAATAGTGGATAGAATCAACAAAGTTGAAAAGATAAAACCGCCAATGGGCACAGTTGATATTACTCTTTACAGAGACGATCTTAGAAGTAAGACTGAGTGGCCAAAAGTTGAGAAAACGGAAATTGATTTTAGTGTTGAAGACAAAGAAGTCATTTTGGTAGATGATGTAATATATACCGGCAGAACTACAAGGGCAGCACTTGAGACAATAATGGATTTTGGCAGGCCTTCTTCTATACAGCTCGTGGTTTTAGTAGATAGAGGCCATAGGGAGTTGCCAATTCAACCGGATTATGTTGGTATTAAAATAGATACATTAATATCAGAGAAAGTTAGAGTGCATTTAAAAGAAACAGACACAACAGACGAAGTAGTAGTGCTTAAGAGCTAA
- a CDS encoding dihydroorotase, protein MSILIKGGRIIDPSQKMDEKANILIENGKVKSFPKTTKKLEQDKKVKVINAKGKVVSPGFVDIHVHLREPGFEHKETISSGCKSAAAGGFTTIVCMPNTNPINDNASVTEYIMLKARTEGIVNVFPIGAITKGEKGESLAQIGEMYEAGCVGVSDDGVPVMNSKVLRHAMEYVQAFDIPVISHAEDINLSGAGVMNEGEVSTQLGLAGIPCASEDIIVSRDITVAELTGARLHICHVSSAGSVRLIKAAKKRGVKVTAEATPHHFTLTDEAVNQYNTNAKMNPPLRTEKDRLAVIQGLKDDTLDAIATDHAPHSEDEKKVEFDLAPFGIIGLETCLPLSLKLVEDKVLSLNKMISKMTNIPSDILKLGKGTLAVGSAADVVIFDPDKEITVDTDMIHSKSTNSPFIGWNLKGKVEHTLVNGKVVFSA, encoded by the coding sequence GTGAGCATACTCATTAAAGGCGGGAGGATCATTGATCCCTCTCAAAAGATGGATGAAAAAGCTAATATTCTTATTGAAAACGGCAAAGTAAAATCATTTCCTAAAACCACTAAAAAATTAGAGCAGGACAAAAAAGTTAAAGTAATAAATGCAAAAGGAAAGGTAGTCTCACCGGGTTTTGTAGATATACATGTACACCTTCGTGAGCCTGGATTTGAACACAAAGAAACTATCAGCTCAGGCTGCAAGTCTGCTGCCGCAGGCGGCTTTACAACCATAGTGTGTATGCCCAACACTAACCCTATAAACGATAACGCATCTGTTACTGAATACATCATGTTAAAAGCCAGAACAGAAGGGATTGTAAATGTGTTCCCAATTGGAGCAATCACAAAGGGAGAGAAGGGTGAGTCGCTTGCACAGATTGGTGAGATGTACGAGGCAGGGTGTGTTGGTGTGTCAGATGATGGAGTTCCGGTTATGAACTCTAAAGTTCTGCGGCATGCCATGGAGTACGTTCAGGCATTCGATATACCAGTGATATCTCATGCTGAGGATATAAATCTTTCAGGTGCTGGTGTTATGAATGAGGGAGAGGTATCGACTCAGCTTGGGCTCGCCGGAATACCGTGCGCATCTGAAGATATAATAGTTTCAAGAGATATAACAGTTGCAGAACTAACCGGGGCAAGGCTTCATATATGCCACGTGTCTTCTGCAGGGTCAGTAAGGCTTATCAAAGCTGCAAAGAAAAGGGGAGTTAAAGTAACCGCTGAGGCAACGCCCCATCATTTCACACTCACCGATGAAGCGGTTAATCAATACAACACTAATGCTAAGATGAACCCTCCTCTAAGAACAGAGAAGGATAGGCTGGCAGTAATTCAAGGTCTTAAGGACGACACTCTAGATGCTATTGCTACAGATCATGCCCCGCACAGCGAGGATGAGAAAAAAGTAGAGTTTGATCTTGCGCCATTTGGAATAATTGGTCTTGAGACTTGTCTTCCACTATCTCTTAAGCTTGTTGAAGACAAAGTTCTTAGCCTTAATAAAATGATTAGCAAAATGACCAATATTCCTTCAGACATACTTAAACTAGGAAAAGGAACTTTAGCAGTAGGTAGTGCTGCGGACGTGGTGATTTTTGATCCGGACAAAGAGATAACTGTAGATACGGATATGATTCATTCCAAATCTACGAATAGCCCGTTTATTGGCTGGAATTTAAAAGGAAAGGTTGAACATACACTGGTAAATGGAAAAGTAGTTTTCTCTGCCTAG